TCAACAACAACTCTCAGTACATCCATTCTTTAACTCAGAAAATTTAGGTCTAGCTTTGGTGATTTTTGGAATTCTGGTAATTGCTTTAGCAGCGTGGCGATATAATCAAGTTTTCTGGCAAATTGAACGAAGCGATTATCAACCGAATCGGTCAATGGTTTGGCTGATGACCGGAATAGTAATCATGCTGGGAGTTTTTTGCATTCCTTTACTCTTATGGCCTAACAAAGTGCCTACTCGGTATCCGGTTCCAACTCGACCAAAAACTTTTTAATAGACTTCTAAGACAAATCTGAATAAGTGGTTATGTTGCAAAAGCTGTTGTGGATAAAAAAAGAGCTTGTTGGCTGAGATCAGTATATTTAACCATGCGATCGCCCAAAGGGCAGCGGCAAAGCTAATCACGCAAATATAACCTGAACACAGGTTAGAAATGACACCAACGCCATGTCTAGGATTATTTACGGTTCATTGACAGTGGTTTTAAAGCTACTGACACTATAGCCTTCAGCTCTTTTCTCAGACTAACGCGTGTTTTTAGAACACAACAGAGTATTATTTGTTACTAATTCTCTTGATCATCAGGCAGCTTCCGAATCAAATCACGAATCACATCTGTCTTTGCTCTCCCTGTCTGGTTACAGTACATTTCAAGTCTCTTGACTTCATCTAACGCCAAGTTGAGGCTAATTTGCTTGACAGTCAATTTCTTACTCATATCTCACCAACTAAATGTAATACTCGCCTTTGTACTTACAACTCTCTTAATTGTTTGGTATCTAAGTTTACTTGAAAATCATTTTTTCAAACATCGCACTTACTTACCTTAATTAGTCTTTTATCAGCATACTGCTTTACTGGTAAATTAAACCTACACACCTAGTATTTTAATGTTAAAAGTTTGGGGTTGTAAATTCGCATTTAAAACCCGATTAGGTATGATAATTGAACAGTTAGGACATTAATGTGAATAAGTTTATGCTAGATATCAATTTTTTTGATGCATCATCATGTAATCTGGCATCATAGATTTAACCTTAATCAGTTAATGCTGACTATCAATTTTATTGATGGTTATAGTGAAATCTAGAATGACATCTTTAAAAAGTTGGTATAGCAATCATTAGTGCTAGCCTTGTTAAGGAGCGAAATAATTCTTTTGCAAAATCCTAAAAATACTCAAAATCCATCACTTCTAATCGTTCATATCGGTCGAAATTTTGTTTATTCTCAGCCAGTGAGATATTGAAAATAGGTATGACTAAAGACAACAAAAATACAACAGAAATAATGCCTTAAGAATCTTGCTATATAAAAGCATGGATTCATCAGACAAGTTATTAGTCTATATATGAGTTTTAGTTTATTCAAAAATACCAAATAAATCTTGAAATTATATAATGATAAAATTAATTCGTAAAATTTAGCTTGATAACTTTATATAATATATAAACGATATATTTCAATTATTTAAATAATCTGTAACTAAGAGTCTACAGGCTTTACTAAATTTTAAAACATTTTTAATGTACAACTTACATCTCACTTATTTTTACCAGAAATAGTTGATTTAGCCAACTGAATTGCAGCTAATCGAGCCTTTAAAACTGACATATTGGTTTCATCAAGACTAAAATTAAAAATCATAATCTCTGATGGTTGCGAACTCTTCTTACGTACATAGTCCTCAACAATTCTTGAAGCACAAATTGCATCAGCTTGCTCTAAAATTTGGGGACTTTGCTGAAGGTAATTTAAACTTAAGGGTTTAAAGTTTATGTGGGAAATTCCAGATTGTTGTAGCATCTGCTTCATTTCTTCACAAGTAGCTTCTTCTTCACAAATAAGCAGCATCAAAGCGTTACGAGGTAAAGACGAAATATGTGCCAATAGTTGCAAATCTGGTTTGAGTTTAACAGCAATTACTTCTTGTTCAGGAGTAGTTAACCTAGTTATATCCCATTGATGTTGTGCCGTTGTAATTACTAAGTCAGCAGTTAACAGTTCTTTTAAAGCTTTCGATTGCTGAGTTTTTAAATCTTCT
This region of Nostoc sp. UHCC 0302 genomic DNA includes:
- a CDS encoding DUF202 domain-containing protein produces the protein MSKLPKIDRQREHQANERTFLAWLRTSIALIGFGFAIARFGLFLRQLDTTITQQQLSVHPFFNSENLGLALVIFGILVIALAAWRYNQVFWQIERSDYQPNRSMVWLMTGIVIMLGVFCIPLLLWPNKVPTRYPVPTRPKTF
- a CDS encoding CopG family transcriptional regulator; this translates as MSKKLTVKQISLNLALDEVKRLEMYCNQTGRAKTDVIRDLIRKLPDDQEN
- a CDS encoding GntR family transcriptional regulator, which translates into the protein MPNKIFFPLFVDTQAPITINAQIAEQIKLLIAVGELQPGDTLPTVTQLAKHLKVNHNTVAAVYNYLIESDYLVAQRGKGTFVADTKVVQNIIIHKEFYNLLGQAFNAAALTGLSPSEFGAAAYARAALLHHQSSAPLKLVFIEYLQNSTGVYEAIQSEIKLPLVSLCSEDLKTQQSKALKELLTADLVITTAQHQWDITRLTTPEQEVIAVKLKPDLQLLAHISSLPRNALMLLICEEEATCEEMKQMLQQSGISHINFKPLSLNYLQQSPQILEQADAICASRIVEDYVRKKSSQPSEIMIFNFSLDETNMSVLKARLAAIQLAKSTISGKNK